A single genomic interval of Camelina sativa cultivar DH55 chromosome 11, Cs, whole genome shotgun sequence harbors:
- the LOC104728159 gene encoding uncharacterized protein LOC104728159 has product MAPHISSSSTNEKPFSISQIKAYIPITLDMTKLSYQVWRELFESHCICFGVLSHLDVAFVPTPETEKEWKEHDDLLKMWIYGTISESILDTVLKTKCSARDLWLTIKNLFQDNKEAQVFELENELLTTVIGDLTVHTYCQIKTLSDQLANLESPVSDRTLFMHLLNGLSNKFDNIINVIKHKSPFPQFIEARSILTMEDKCLTKPTPPTLVNHNTAYAHALL; this is encoded by the coding sequence ATGGCTCCCcatatctcttcttcctccactaATGAAAAACCTTTTAGCATCTCCCAGATCAAGGCTTATATCCCTATAACCCTTGATATGACCAAACTTAGCTATCAAGTTTGGCGAGAGTTGTTCGAATCTCACTGTATCTGTTTTGGAGTTCTCAGTCATCTTGACGTTGCCTTCGTTCCTACCCCTGAAACCGAAAAAGAATGGAAGGAACATGATGATTTGCTTAAGATGTGGATCTATGGAACCATATCGGAATCAATCCTCGACACCGTACTCAAAACCAAGTGCTCTGCTCGTGATCTGTGGCTCACAATCAAAAATCTCTTCCAAGATAACAAGGAGGCTCAAGTTTTCGAACTTGAGAATGAACTTCTCACTACCGTCATCGGGGATCTTACTGTTCACACCTACTGCCAGATAAAGACTCTCTCCGATCAGCTTGCCAATCTTGAATCACCCGTCTCAGACCGCACACTTTTTATGCATCTTCTCAACGGCCTATCCAACAAATTTGATAACATTATCAATGTTATTAAACACAAATCCCCTTTCCCACAGTTCATTGAAGCTCGCTCGATCCTCACCATGGAAGATAAATGCCTTACAAAACCAACACCACCAACACTCGTCAACCACAACACGGCTTATGCTCATGCCCTTCTCTAA
- the LOC104723908 gene encoding putative xyloglucan endotransglucosylase/hydrolase protein 1, with the protein LNNMEYMSIFGFLILMPLVIRVRGINIDVNQEASFDENYVVTWGQDHVSKLNQNKEVQLSMDHNSGSGFESKNHYGSGFFQMRIKLPQKDSAGIVTAFYLTSKGNIQDEVDFEFLGNREGKPIIVQTNVFTKGQGNREQRFVLWFDPTEDFHAYGILWNPYHIVFFIDNIPIRVFKNNPKGISYPSKPMQVVSSLWNGEAWATDGGKAMINWSYAPFKAHFQGFSESGCHVDGLNVCGSSTYWWNTGKYVGLSVSEQKDYENAKTKYRNYDYCSDHTRFSVLPNECQWN; encoded by the exons CTGAATAATATGGAATATATGTCGatatttggttttcttataCTGATGCCCTTGGTCATTAGGGTTCGAGGTATTAACATTGACGTAAACCAAGAAGCAAGTTTTGATGAGAACTATGTCGTTACATGGGGACAAGATCATGTCTCGAAActcaaccaaaacaaagaagttCAGCTCTCCATGGATCACAATTCAG GTTCTGGTTTTGAATCCAAAAACCACTACGGGTCAGGATTCTTTcaaatgagaatcaaattgcCGCAAAAAGATTCTGCCGGCATCGTAACCGCTTTCTAT CTTACTTCAAAGGGAAACATCCAAGATGAAGTTGACTTTGAGTTCTTGGGGAACAGAGAAGGGAAACCAATAATAGTACAGACCAATGTGTTCACCAAAGGTCAAGGAAATAGAGAACAAAGATTTGTTCTTTGGTTTGATCCCACTGAAGATTTTCATGCCTATGGAATTCTTTGGAACCCATACCATATTGT GTTTTTCATAGACAACATTCCAATAAGAGTGTTCAAAAACAACCCGAAAGGCATAAGTTACCCATCAAAACCCATGCAAGTGGTGAGCAGCTTATGGAACGGCGAGGCATGGGCAACCGATGGTGGTAAGGCCATGATTAATTGGTCTTATGCTCCTTTTAAGGCCCATTTTCAAGGCTTTTCTGAGTCTGGTTGTCACGTGGATGGTCTCAATGTTTGTGGATCATCAACATATTGGTGGAACACCGGAAAATATGTTGGACTAAGCGTTTCCGAGCAGAAGGATTACGAAAATGCAAAAACCAAGTATAGGAATTATGACTATTGTTCGGATCATACTAGATTTTCTGTACTTCCTAATGAATGTCAATGGAATTAG